One Bacillus sp. FJAT-52991 genomic region harbors:
- a CDS encoding UDP-N-acetylmuramoyl-L-alanyl-D-glutamate--2,6-diaminopimelate ligase — protein MKLSDLLKSLPYYKMIGSSDPVVLSVENDHRQIADGALFICIKGYTFDGHSVAQEAVNKGAVAVVAERPVEVEGAPVILVSSTKRAMAALANFYYGSPTKHMNMIGITGTNGKTTTSHLLNEIFAEAGETTGLIGTMYMKIGDETIETKNTTPENLTLQKTFKEMLDKNVTTAIMEVSSHALLEGRVWGCDYDIAVFTNLTQDHLDYHHTMEDYRAAKGLLFTRLGNTFASDKPKFAILNEDDEASAIYKQETAAHIVTYGIDHEAMFRAENMQLTATGTEFDLVFPEGRKTVRTNLAGKFNVYNILAAIAAAYSKGIQIDTILSAIHKIKGVAGRFELVPNEENISVIVDYAHTPDSLINVLKTVKELATGRVFVVVGCGGDRDRTKRPLMAKAACEFATNAVFTSDNPRSEDPLAILKDMEAGVQGESYTIIADRKDAIFYAIEAAQAGDIVVIAGKGHETYQIVGDRVLDFDDRAVAKAALASRKEEEK, from the coding sequence GTGAAATTATCAGACTTATTAAAGTCACTTCCTTATTATAAAATGATAGGTTCATCAGATCCTGTGGTTTTATCAGTTGAAAATGATCATCGGCAAATAGCGGATGGTGCGTTATTTATTTGTATAAAAGGATATACGTTTGATGGGCATTCTGTCGCGCAAGAAGCGGTGAACAAAGGAGCCGTAGCAGTTGTTGCAGAACGTCCGGTCGAGGTGGAAGGAGCTCCTGTTATTCTTGTGTCTAGTACGAAACGAGCGATGGCGGCTCTTGCCAATTTTTATTATGGATCACCAACTAAGCATATGAATATGATTGGCATCACAGGTACAAATGGTAAAACAACAACTAGTCATTTGCTTAATGAAATATTTGCAGAAGCAGGAGAGACAACAGGCTTAATTGGCACGATGTACATGAAGATTGGCGATGAAACGATTGAAACGAAAAATACAACTCCTGAAAACTTAACGTTACAAAAAACATTTAAAGAAATGCTCGATAAAAATGTAACGACGGCGATCATGGAAGTTTCCTCACATGCTTTATTAGAAGGGCGAGTATGGGGCTGTGATTATGATATAGCGGTGTTTACTAATTTAACGCAAGACCATCTAGACTATCATCATACGATGGAAGACTACCGTGCAGCGAAAGGTTTACTCTTTACCCGTCTCGGTAATACGTTCGCATCAGATAAACCGAAGTTTGCTATCTTAAATGAAGATGACGAAGCATCGGCGATCTATAAACAAGAAACAGCCGCTCATATTGTTACATATGGCATCGATCATGAGGCGATGTTCCGAGCTGAAAATATGCAACTAACAGCTACCGGAACAGAATTTGATTTAGTTTTTCCAGAAGGTAGAAAAACAGTCCGTACAAACTTAGCCGGAAAATTTAATGTATATAATATTTTGGCGGCGATTGCAGCAGCTTACTCAAAAGGGATACAAATAGATACCATTCTCTCAGCGATTCACAAAATAAAAGGTGTCGCTGGACGCTTCGAGCTTGTACCAAACGAGGAGAACATTTCCGTCATTGTTGATTATGCACACACACCGGATAGCTTGATCAATGTATTGAAAACGGTCAAGGAGTTAGCGACGGGTCGTGTATTTGTCGTTGTTGGTTGCGGAGGAGATAGAGACCGAACGAAACGACCATTGATGGCTAAGGCAGCATGTGAATTCGCTACTAACGCGGTATTTACATCGGATAACCCTCGCAGTGAAGACCCTCTCGCTATTTTGAAAGATATGGAAGCGGGAGTGCAAGGTGAAAGCTACACCATTATTGCGGATCGAAAAGACGCCATTTTCTATGCTATAGAAGCGGCACAAGCAGGAGATATTGTAGTGATTGCTGGAAAAGGACATGAAACGTATCAAATTGTAGGTGATCGCGTATTGGACTTTGATGATCGTGCGGTAGCGAAAGCGGCGCTTGCAAGCCGGAAAGAAGAGGAGAAATAA
- a CDS encoding stage V sporulation protein D: protein MEGGALLKRVSAVTVRKRLIFVLLSGLIIFSIIGFRLAYVQFALGEDLTNKAKDLWSRNIPFEPERGKIVDKNGIALAENKSAPTVYVVPRQIEDPVTASKQLASVLNMSPTKAYQDITEQTSMVRIHPEGRKISFEKAEQVRNLGIKGVYIAEDSKRHYPFGKSLAHVLGFAGIDNQGLMGLEAFYNKELSGQKGSMSFFSDAKGKRMPQMPDGYTPPRDGLDVKLTIDSRVQTIIERELDLAEVKYQPDGAIAIAMNPNNGEILAMASRPSFYPEKFQEVSPEVFNRNLPIWSTYEPGSTFKIITLAAALEEKKVDLYKDHFHDPGFVSVGGAKLRCWKRGGHGHQSFLEVVENSCNPGFVELGERLGKEKLLSYVRSFGFGEKTGIDLQGEAKGLLFKLNRMGPVEQATTSFGQGVSVTPIQQVAAVSAAVNGGTLYEPYVAKELVDPVSGEVVKKKTPVVKRRVISEETSKQIRFALESVVAQGTGRNAFVEGYRVGGKTGTAQKARDGVYLKNNHIVSFIGVAPADDPQIVIYTAIDNPKGTVQFGGTVAAPIVGKMMEDSLQILNVKPRKKQIEKEVKWDDPQIVKVPNLIGLSKKELSVQLENLKLEISGSGQKVVQQSPMPGTKVETGSVIRLYLN from the coding sequence ATGGAAGGGGGGGCTTTGTTGAAAAGGGTATCGGCTGTTACGGTAAGAAAACGGCTTATTTTTGTTTTGTTATCCGGGTTAATCATCTTCTCCATTATTGGTTTTCGTCTGGCATATGTGCAGTTTGCTTTAGGCGAGGATTTGACTAATAAAGCGAAAGACTTATGGAGCAGAAATATCCCCTTTGAGCCAGAAAGGGGAAAAATTGTGGACAAAAATGGAATTGCTTTAGCTGAAAATAAAAGTGCACCAACCGTTTACGTCGTGCCCCGGCAAATTGAGGATCCGGTCACTGCTTCCAAACAGCTAGCCTCGGTATTAAATATGTCACCTACTAAAGCCTATCAGGATATCACAGAGCAAACCTCAATGGTGAGAATTCATCCAGAGGGTAGGAAAATCTCTTTTGAAAAAGCAGAACAAGTGAGAAATTTAGGGATTAAAGGAGTATATATCGCTGAAGATTCGAAAAGGCATTACCCATTTGGGAAAAGCTTGGCTCATGTTTTAGGCTTTGCAGGAATCGATAATCAAGGATTAATGGGCCTAGAAGCTTTTTATAATAAGGAGTTAAGCGGTCAAAAGGGTTCTATGAGTTTTTTTTCTGACGCGAAAGGAAAAAGAATGCCACAAATGCCAGATGGTTATACTCCCCCACGTGATGGGTTAGATGTAAAGTTAACCATTGATTCAAGGGTACAAACGATTATAGAAAGGGAATTAGATTTAGCAGAAGTCAAATATCAACCGGACGGAGCCATAGCTATTGCTATGAACCCAAATAATGGAGAAATTTTGGCGATGGCCAGTCGACCTTCTTTCTACCCGGAGAAATTTCAGGAGGTGTCACCGGAAGTTTTCAATCGAAACTTACCGATTTGGAGCACGTATGAGCCGGGCTCTACGTTTAAAATCATTACTCTTGCTGCAGCTTTGGAAGAAAAGAAGGTGGACTTGTATAAGGATCATTTTCATGACCCCGGATTTGTCAGTGTAGGGGGAGCGAAATTAAGATGTTGGAAAAGAGGAGGACACGGTCATCAGTCCTTTTTAGAAGTCGTTGAAAACTCTTGTAACCCTGGTTTTGTTGAGTTAGGGGAACGATTAGGGAAGGAAAAACTTTTGTCTTATGTTCGGTCCTTTGGATTTGGTGAGAAAACTGGAATTGATTTACAAGGGGAAGCGAAGGGATTATTATTTAAGCTAAATCGAATGGGACCAGTGGAGCAAGCGACGACCTCTTTTGGACAAGGGGTGTCCGTCACGCCAATACAGCAAGTAGCAGCGGTTTCTGCGGCGGTGAATGGTGGCACGTTATATGAGCCATATGTAGCGAAAGAATTGGTGGACCCTGTTAGTGGAGAGGTAGTGAAAAAGAAAACGCCTGTTGTCAAAAGACGGGTCATTTCTGAAGAAACATCCAAACAAATCCGTTTCGCTTTAGAAAGTGTTGTCGCACAAGGAACAGGAAGAAATGCCTTTGTGGAAGGCTATCGAGTGGGAGGCAAAACGGGAACGGCACAAAAAGCTCGTGATGGAGTTTATTTAAAAAATAATCACATTGTCTCTTTTATTGGAGTAGCACCAGCGGATGATCCGCAAATTGTCATCTACACAGCGATTGATAACCCGAAAGGAACTGTTCAGTTTGGTGGGACGGTCGCGGCCCCTATTGTAGGGAAGATGATGGAAGATAGCCTGCAAATATTAAACGTTAAACCAAGAAAGAAGCAAATAGAGAAAGAAGTGAAGTGGGATGATCCGCAAATTGTGAAAGTTCCAAATTTAATTGGCTTATCAAAGAAGGAGTTATCTGTACAGCTAGAAAATTTAAAATTAGAGATTTCAGGAAGTGGTCAAAAAGTAGTGCAGCAATCACCGATGCCTGGTACAAAAGTCGAAACAGGGTCGGTCATTAGGTTATATTTGAATTAA
- the mraY gene encoding phospho-N-acetylmuramoyl-pentapeptide-transferase, whose protein sequence is MLERDVFLTMAMAFVITVAIAPLFIPFLRRLKFGQSIREEGPQSHQKKSGTPTMGGIVILLSVIITALFMAQIYSGIGTETILLLLVTVGFGLLGFLDDFIKVVMKRNLGLTSKQKLLGQIVISIIFYVIYTNGNFSTELTFPLTNITIDLGIFYALFVIFWLVGFSNAVNLTDGLDGLVSGVSAIAFGAFAVIAWSQGMDETAIFAFAVVGAVLGFLVFNAHPAKVFMGDTGSLALGGAIATISILTKTEFLLLVIGAVFVAETLSVMIQVVSFKTTGKRVFRMSPLHHHFELGGWSEWRVVVTFWTVGVLCAVIGIYIGAWM, encoded by the coding sequence ATGCTTGAGAGAGATGTCTTTTTAACAATGGCGATGGCCTTTGTCATTACCGTGGCAATTGCTCCATTGTTTATCCCTTTTTTAAGAAGGTTGAAATTTGGGCAAAGTATTCGAGAGGAAGGACCCCAATCCCATCAAAAAAAATCGGGAACGCCAACGATGGGAGGAATAGTGATTTTACTATCCGTCATCATTACGGCGCTGTTTATGGCACAAATTTATTCAGGTATCGGCACAGAAACGATATTATTATTATTAGTGACGGTTGGATTTGGGCTGCTTGGATTTTTAGATGACTTTATTAAAGTGGTTATGAAGCGAAACTTAGGCTTAACATCGAAGCAAAAGCTGTTAGGTCAAATAGTGATTTCTATTATTTTTTATGTGATTTATACGAACGGAAACTTTTCGACGGAGTTAACGTTTCCTTTAACAAATATCACGATTGATTTAGGCATTTTCTATGCGTTATTTGTGATTTTTTGGTTGGTGGGCTTCTCCAATGCAGTGAATTTAACGGATGGCTTAGATGGGCTTGTATCAGGTGTTTCTGCCATTGCCTTCGGTGCTTTTGCTGTTATTGCGTGGAGTCAAGGAATGGATGAAACAGCTATATTTGCTTTTGCGGTTGTTGGGGCTGTGTTAGGGTTTTTAGTATTTAATGCCCATCCTGCTAAAGTGTTTATGGGAGATACCGGATCTCTTGCCTTAGGTGGAGCGATCGCCACAATTTCTATTTTAACAAAAACAGAATTTTTATTGTTAGTGATTGGAGCTGTTTTTGTAGCAGAAACCCTGTCTGTAATGATTCAAGTCGTTTCCTTTAAAACGACAGGTAAACGCGTATTTCGCATGAGTCCACTTCACCACCATTTTGAGCTTGGCGGTTGGTCTGAGTGGAGAGTAGTTGTCACTTTTTGGACGGTCGGTGTGTTATGTGCAGTGATCGGAATTTATATCGGAGCGTGGATGTAA
- the spoVE gene encoding stage V sporulation protein E — MSVKKSAPDYLLLILILLLLSIGITMVYSASEVWAKYKFDDPFFFAKRQLLFAGVGLCAMYFITNVEYWTWRRLSKIGIAICFILLILVLIPGVGMVRNGSQSWIGAGAFSIQPSEFMKLAMIIFLSGYLAENQKYMIDFRKGLVPALALVFTAFGLIMLQPDLGTGTVMVGTCVVMIFVAGARILHFAMLGMAGLAGFVALVLSAPYRMKRITSFLDPWSDPLGSGFQIIQSLYAIGPGGLFGLGIGESRQKYYYLPEPQTDFIFAILAEELGFIGGMFLLLLFSLLLWRGIRIALGAPDLFGSFLAVGVVAMVAIQVMINIGVVTGLMPVTGITLPFLSYGGSSLTLMLVAMGILLNISRYSKY; from the coding sequence TTGTCAGTAAAAAAGTCTGCACCTGATTATTTGTTGCTTATTCTTATTTTGTTGTTGCTTTCTATTGGTATAACAATGGTATATAGTGCCAGCGAAGTATGGGCTAAATACAAGTTTGATGATCCTTTCTTTTTTGCTAAAAGACAGCTATTATTTGCTGGTGTTGGACTTTGTGCTATGTATTTTATTACGAATGTGGAATATTGGACTTGGCGCAGACTTTCAAAGATCGGGATTGCGATCTGTTTCATCCTATTAATTCTAGTTCTTATTCCTGGTGTCGGAATGGTTCGGAATGGTTCTCAAAGCTGGATCGGAGCCGGTGCTTTCTCGATTCAGCCTTCAGAATTTATGAAGCTAGCCATGATCATTTTTTTATCTGGATATTTAGCAGAAAATCAAAAATATATGATTGATTTTCGTAAAGGGCTCGTACCTGCTCTTGCTCTAGTGTTTACTGCTTTTGGCTTAATTATGTTACAGCCGGATCTTGGGACAGGTACGGTCATGGTTGGCACTTGTGTGGTTATGATTTTTGTGGCAGGGGCAAGAATTCTTCATTTTGCGATGTTAGGCATGGCAGGTTTAGCGGGGTTTGTCGCGCTAGTGTTATCTGCTCCATATCGGATGAAGAGGATTACCTCATTTTTGGATCCTTGGTCTGATCCATTAGGAAGCGGGTTTCAAATTATTCAATCTCTCTATGCGATCGGACCTGGTGGATTGTTTGGATTAGGAATAGGAGAAAGTAGACAAAAGTATTATTACTTACCTGAGCCACAAACGGATTTTATTTTTGCTATTTTAGCAGAAGAGCTCGGTTTTATTGGTGGCATGTTTCTGCTTTTGTTGTTTTCTCTTTTGCTTTGGCGAGGGATTCGTATAGCGTTAGGAGCCCCAGATTTATTTGGCAGCTTTTTGGCAGTAGGGGTGGTTGCTATGGTGGCTATTCAAGTCATGATCAACATCGGTGTCGTAACAGGGCTTATGCCTGTGACGGGTATTACTTTACCGTTTTTAAGCTATGGCGGCTCATCCTTAAC
- the murD gene encoding UDP-N-acetylmuramoyl-L-alanine--D-glutamate ligase has translation MKTITDFQHKKILVLGLAKSGVSAALLLHKLGAFVTVNDQKPLDENPQAQHLLEQGIKVICGSHPIELLEEGFEMIVKNPGIPYSNPLVSGAIAKGISVLTEVELAYLISEAPLIGITGTNGKTTTTTLIYKMFEADRKKAIIAGNIGEVASQVVQQATKEDHVVIELSSFQLMGVDQFRPHISIITNIYDAHLDYHGTKEEYVKAKLNITKNQTEDDFFIVNADQEELFQFAKQSKAVIVPFSTKKTVANGAYVENGEIYFRGEKIIKLQEIALPGAHNLENILCAISAVKLARVSNEAIREVLSTFSGVRHRTQFVRELNGRKFYNDSKATNTLATKSALAAFSEPTVLLAGGLDRGNDFDDLIPYLNNVKALVTFGQTAHKLAETARKAGIFEVVKVETMAQAVTQAYQLSESGDTILLSPACASWDQYKTFEQRGDIFIEAVHTLN, from the coding sequence TTGAAAACAATAACAGATTTTCAGCATAAAAAAATTCTTGTACTTGGATTGGCGAAAAGTGGAGTGAGTGCAGCTCTGCTTTTACATAAACTCGGTGCTTTTGTGACAGTGAATGATCAAAAGCCGTTAGATGAAAATCCGCAAGCTCAACATTTACTTGAGCAAGGGATTAAAGTGATTTGTGGTAGCCATCCCATTGAGTTGCTTGAAGAAGGGTTTGAAATGATTGTGAAAAACCCTGGAATTCCATATTCTAATCCGCTTGTGAGCGGAGCGATTGCTAAAGGCATTTCTGTATTAACAGAAGTAGAGCTTGCTTATTTAATTTCAGAAGCTCCATTGATCGGCATTACAGGGACAAACGGGAAGACAACAACAACGACCCTGATTTATAAAATGTTTGAAGCGGATCGAAAAAAAGCCATTATTGCTGGGAATATTGGAGAAGTGGCTTCTCAAGTTGTTCAACAAGCAACGAAGGAAGATCATGTGGTCATTGAACTCTCCTCATTTCAATTGATGGGTGTTGATCAATTCCGCCCGCATATTTCTATTATTACGAATATATATGATGCTCATCTGGATTATCATGGAACAAAAGAGGAGTATGTGAAAGCGAAATTAAATATTACAAAAAATCAAACGGAAGATGATTTCTTTATTGTCAATGCTGATCAAGAAGAACTGTTCCAATTTGCGAAACAATCAAAAGCGGTGATTGTGCCGTTTTCCACGAAAAAAACGGTTGCAAATGGAGCATATGTAGAGAACGGCGAGATATACTTCCGCGGAGAAAAAATAATTAAGCTACAGGAGATTGCTTTACCAGGAGCTCATAATCTTGAAAATATTTTATGTGCGATCTCAGCGGTTAAGTTAGCCAGAGTGTCTAATGAGGCGATTCGAGAAGTATTGTCCACTTTTTCTGGTGTCAGACATCGGACGCAATTTGTTCGTGAATTGAATGGAAGAAAATTCTATAATGATTCAAAAGCGACCAATACTTTAGCGACTAAAAGTGCCCTTGCTGCTTTTTCAGAACCAACTGTATTGTTAGCTGGTGGGTTAGATCGCGGGAATGATTTTGATGACTTGATTCCATATTTAAACAATGTGAAAGCATTGGTGACATTTGGACAAACGGCTCATAAGCTAGCTGAAACAGCTCGTAAGGCAGGGATTTTTGAGGTAGTGAAAGTGGAGACGATGGCACAAGCAGTTACTCAGGCTTATCAATTGTCAGAGTCAGGCGATACGATTTTATTATCTCCTGCTTGTGCTAGCTGGGATCAGTATAAAACTTTCGAACAGCGTGGAGATATATTTATTGAGGCGGTGCATACACTTAACTAA